In Nitrospira sp., one DNA window encodes the following:
- the asnB gene encoding asparagine synthase (glutamine-hydrolyzing): MCGIAGIYNGSAAAEGQLAALIEKMTQRLNHRGPDDCGFYVDRSVALGHRRLSIIDIHAGHQPMVNQKGDKCIVFNGEIYNYQKIKAELQARGYLFATNSDTETILHAYEEWGIGCLQRLTGMFAFCIWDRSTETLFLARDRLGEKPLYYAQHGRLFSFASEIKALLSLPSILRTIDQQALAAYFMFSYIPAPRTIYQSIHKLPPGHYALVKNGHLSIHQYWDVEFAPNRARKEKRCIEEFLDLLTNSIRGQLVGEVPLGAFLSGGIDSSTVVAIMSGLSADPVKTFTIGFSCADETYEDERQYATLLAKRYHTDHREHVVAPHADGLLATIVEAFDEPFADDSTVPSYFVYQLARKRVTVALSGLGGDEAFAGYSRYVGYQLSHLYSGFPGWLRSAIGNRISGTLSDGIWGGFKSSHVKRFVRSAALPDDRRYLGFVTKLPDRYQNTFFSTSRGCYTDAVEAAKEEFLKHFNSSQADEPLNRVFYCDMKTYLPDDILTCTDRLSMHHSLEVRVPFLDHNLIEYSATIPPETKLRPFRGKYLLKKAVGELLPRQIISHRKQGFVGPTEQWLKGELRDFTLEKLSEKQLSTHGLFDHQTITAILDHHYSGRENNDVLIWSLLIFQSWFERFMS; the protein is encoded by the coding sequence ATGTGCGGAATAGCAGGAATTTATAACGGTTCCGCGGCTGCCGAAGGACAGCTCGCGGCGCTCATTGAGAAGATGACTCAGCGTCTGAACCATCGGGGGCCAGATGATTGTGGGTTCTATGTCGATCGTTCAGTGGCTCTTGGCCACAGGCGCCTCAGTATCATCGACATCCATGCCGGACACCAACCCATGGTCAATCAAAAAGGGGATAAGTGCATCGTCTTCAACGGAGAGATCTATAACTATCAAAAGATTAAAGCGGAACTCCAAGCACGAGGATATCTTTTTGCGACGAATAGCGATACAGAAACGATATTACATGCGTACGAAGAATGGGGCATAGGGTGTCTGCAACGTTTAACCGGCATGTTTGCGTTTTGTATCTGGGACCGGAGCACCGAAACCCTATTTTTAGCAAGAGATCGCCTAGGTGAGAAGCCGCTCTATTACGCACAGCATGGGCGGCTATTTTCATTTGCGTCAGAAATTAAGGCCCTTCTGTCTCTACCATCCATCCTTCGGACGATTGATCAGCAGGCTTTGGCAGCCTACTTCATGTTTTCCTATATTCCGGCTCCACGGACTATTTACCAGTCTATCCATAAGCTGCCGCCCGGACATTATGCGCTTGTTAAGAATGGACATCTATCCATCCATCAATATTGGGATGTTGAATTTGCCCCAAACCGAGCACGGAAAGAAAAGAGATGCATTGAAGAGTTTCTTGACCTTCTGACGAACTCCATTCGTGGACAATTGGTCGGCGAGGTTCCACTTGGAGCGTTTCTCAGCGGAGGAATCGATTCCAGCACCGTAGTTGCCATCATGAGCGGATTAAGCGCTGATCCTGTAAAAACATTCACAATTGGCTTTTCCTGTGCCGATGAAACCTATGAAGATGAGCGCCAGTACGCCACGTTACTTGCAAAGCGCTACCACACTGATCACAGAGAACACGTCGTTGCCCCTCATGCCGATGGTCTGCTGGCCACGATTGTGGAGGCATTTGATGAACCCTTCGCTGATGATTCTACCGTCCCATCATATTTCGTCTACCAGCTGGCGCGTAAACGCGTCACGGTGGCTCTATCAGGGCTCGGGGGAGATGAAGCCTTTGCAGGGTATTCTCGATACGTCGGGTATCAACTCAGTCACTTGTACAGCGGATTTCCCGGTTGGCTGAGAAGCGCAATCGGAAATCGTATCTCGGGAACCTTATCGGATGGGATATGGGGGGGCTTCAAGAGTAGCCATGTGAAACGGTTTGTCCGTTCCGCCGCTCTCCCTGATGATAGACGATACCTGGGGTTTGTCACCAAGTTACCAGACCGATACCAGAACACCTTCTTCTCTACCTCGCGAGGTTGCTATACCGACGCAGTTGAGGCTGCCAAGGAGGAGTTCTTGAAACACTTTAATTCTTCACAGGCCGACGAGCCTCTGAACCGCGTGTTCTACTGCGACATGAAAACCTATCTTCCGGACGATATCCTGACGTGTACCGATCGCTTGAGCATGCATCACTCGCTCGAAGTCCGTGTTCCCTTTCTTGACCATAACTTGATTGAATACTCAGCGACGATTCCTCCAGAAACGAAACTGAGACCGTTTCGGGGCAAGTATCTTCTAAAAAAGGCCGTCGGCGAGCTTCTTCCACGTCAAATCATCAGCCATCGAAAACAAGGTTTCGTGGGACCGACTGAGCAATGGCTGAAAGGGGAACTACGAGACTTCACTTTGGAAAAGCTATCCGAAAAACAACTTTCCACACATGGCCTCTTCGATCACCAAACGATCACGGCCATTCTCGACCATCACTAC